The proteins below come from a single Chelmon rostratus isolate fCheRos1 chromosome 10, fCheRos1.pri, whole genome shotgun sequence genomic window:
- the angptl7 gene encoding angiopoietin-related protein 7, whose translation MAKVNLTVVALGVTLLLLAETWAQNPRKKLAPPKPLKAQCCDEVRSLKVQVANLTSLLEELSRKQETDLMNVVRQIMELDKQNRQQEARVTEAESKYSEINNRVEIMQLQTLQSATQTSSDAIYDCASLFSKNYKISGEYKLPKDDFLGTPELNVFCDMETNGGGWTLIQRRKVGLTSFNRDWKQYKSGFGSIRGDFWLGNDHIFRLTRQPSVLRIEMEDWEGQTRYAEYGFFTVGNELNSYKLLLTNYSGNAGDSLRYHNNTNFSTIDKDNDKCVDDCASRRKGGYWYNCCTDSNLNGVYYRYGEHTKSSDGITWYGWHGSNYSLKKVEMKVRPVDFQP comes from the exons ATGGCAAAGGTAAATTTGACCGTAGTGGCTTTGGGGGTCACCCTGCTCCTTTTGGCAGAGACATGGGCGCAGAATCCCAGGAAGAAACTGGCACCCCCGAAGCCTCTCAAGGCTCAGTGCTGCGATGAGGTGCGCTCTCTCAAGGTTCAGGTGGCCAATCTAACCAGCCTCCTCGAGGAGCTGAGTCGCAAGCAGGAGACAGACCTGATGAACGTTGTGAGGCAAATAATGGAGCTGGACAAGCAGAACCGCCAGCAAGAAGCCCGggtcacagaggcagagagcaagTACTCAGAGATCAACAACCGTGTGGAGATCATGCAGCTACAAACCCTCCAGTCAGCTACTCAGACTTCATCAG ATGCCATATATGACTGTGCATCCCTCTTCAGTAAGAACTACAAGATCTCTGGCGAGTACAAACTTCCTAAAGATGACTTTCTGGGTACACCTGAGCTGAAT GTCTTCTGCGATATGGAGACAAATGGAGGTGGCTGGACTCTGATCCAAAGGCGCAAGGTCGGCCTGACATCATTCAACCGAGACTGGAAGCAGTACAAAAGTGGATTTGGATCAATCCGCGGAGACTTCTGGCTGGGCAATGACCACATCTTCCGTCTAACAAGGCAGCCCAGTGTGCTCAGAATTGAAATGGAG GACTGGGAAGGACAGACGCGCTATGCTGAATATGGCTTTTTCACTGTGGGTAATGAGCTCAACAGCTACAAGCTCCTCCTTACCAACTACAGTGGGAACGCTGGAGACTCTCTGCGCTACCACAACAACACCAACTTCAGCACCATCGACAAGGACAATGACAAATGCGTGGATGACTGCGCTTCTCGGCGCAAGG GTGGTTACTGGTATAACTGCTGCACTGATTCAAACTTGAATGGCGTTTATTACCGCTACGGTGAGCACACAAAGAGCTCAGATGGGATCACTTGGTACGGCTGGCACGGGTCCAACTACTCTCTCAAGAAAGTGGAGATGAAGGTCCGGCCAGTGGATTTTCAACCCTGA